In Coccidioides posadasii str. Silveira chromosome 4, complete sequence, one genomic interval encodes:
- a CDS encoding uncharacterized protein (EggNog:ENOG410PSDX~TransMembrane:1 (i32-52o)) — MSCSTIKQNQSLSLNHSPSLLSRKPNPQLDTMVKFTSIALAVVGAMASLVAADNCQTGLQYCGYVLLRKGKLRGLAHVLPYYSWISVLTSALGNYYAQIVQALHQAKLPTDPRHVQNTLFQCIGGPNGEIKVIKFCGAACHDGGNNHSDTC, encoded by the coding sequence ATGTCTTGTTCAACAATCAAGCAAAATCAATCTCTCAGTTTAAACCACTCCCCGAGCCTCTTGTCGCGAAAGCCAAACCCTCAACTAGACACCATGGTCAAATTTACTTCAATTGCCCTCGCCGTCGTGGGCGCGATGGCTTCTCTTGTGGCTGCGGACAATTGCCAGACCGGTCTCCAGTACTGCGGCTACGTCCTCTTGAGGAAAGGTAAGTTGAGAGGACTGGCACATGTTCTTCCATACTACTCCTGGATCTCTGTCCTAACTTCGGCATTAGGAAACTATTATGCCCAAATCGTTCAAGCGTTGCACCAAGCGAAGCTGCCGACCGACCCACGGCACGTCCAGAATACTCTTTTCCAATGCATTGGTGGACCGAACGGCGAAATCAAGGTTATCAAATTCTGCGGAGCGGCTTGCCATGATGGAGGCAACAATCACAGCGATACTTGCTGA
- the PKC1 gene encoding Serine/threonine kinase (EggNog:ENOG410PHX3~COG:T~BUSCO:846at33183): MDGDDELMAKVYRKIEREKALINAATNMRQSTDNPLVQQRVDANIRDGRKNIAYLEEKMRELQLRKMGREAGQQPGSPTQQRHSGGAPPPPPKDGGHYCSDIGYAQEGSGSMPSQAPFHDPRPGGPIPKARPNFSKLDLIKYDTPYLGPKIQLMLSQLEFKLSVEKQYKAGIEKMVRLYQDEGDRKSRADAEGRRVESNQKIQLLKQALKRYEDLHVDIESADHPDDESLSSPNIRKPLTGHLTMRIHAVRDVDHAAGSRFSRGPETFVIMKVEDAIKAKTKATRNDKWAEETFNVDIDKANEIELTVYDKSGDRPTPIGMLWIRLSDIAEEMRRKKIETEFNTSGWVSADKMEHGAARTESHFQVNAPQHPQHDQASQPGPGATVMIDSWFALEPVGRIHLTMSFAKQLKDRRPFDIGLNRQGAVRQKKEEVHEKQGHKFVTQQFYNIMRCALCGDFLKYAAGMQCSDCKYTCHKKCYPKVVTKCISKANYETDPDEEKINHRIPHRFEFYSNISANWCCHCGYLLPFGRKNSKKCSECGLTCHAQCAHLVPDFCGMSMEVANKILETLHKTKNYNRAGGAMAAKTLRRGDKQPAPETQKPTDAFGPQKPISADAVSAAHLSYTAPQSGPAGRPSAPPTNTAAAAAAAAAGMRPPSQQGIPYDRNSTDYTNNRPPYIETQTQPKPPPHAHYDPSAYASIDTYSQPPQLPPILVSQQVPHHYGMQQQTPIATQAPQVSLPTKEQMQAPVPIQQPPKRVGLDHFNFLAVLGKGNFGKVMLAETKTTRKLYAIKVLKKEFIIENDEVESTKSEKRVFLIANKERHPFLLNLHACFQTETRVYFVMEYISGGDLMLHIQRGQFGLKRAQFYAAEVCLALKYFHENGVIYRDLKLDNILLTLDGHIKIGDYGLCKEDMWYGSTTSTFCGTPEFMAPEILLDKKYGRAVDWWAFGVLIYQMLLQQSPFRGEDEDEIYDAILADEPLYPIHMPRDSVSILQKLLTREPELRLGSGPTDAQEIMSHAFFRNINWEDIYHKRVSPPFFPTITSPTDTSNFDQEFTSVTPVLTPVQSVLSQAMQEEFRGFSYFADFV, translated from the exons ATGGATGGCGACGACGAGCTCATGGCCAAAGTCTACCGCAAGATCGAGCGGGAGAAGGCCCTTATCAATGCCGCTACAAACATGCGCCAGTCGACCGATAATCCTCTCGTGCAGCAACGAGTCGATGCGAATATCCGTGATGGCAGGAAGAATATCGCATATTTAGAGGAGAAGATGCGGGAACTGCAACTGCGAAAGATGGGTCGTGAAGCCGGTCAACAGCCTGGCTCGCCAACTCAGCAACGGCATTCCGGGGGAGCGCCACCGCCTCCTCCAAAGGATGGCGGACATTATTGTTCTGATATCGGTTACGCTCAGGAAGGTTCAGGTTCAATGCCATCTCAAGCCCCCTTCCATGACCCTAGACCAGGAGGCCCAATCCCGAAGGCTAGACCAAACTTTAGCAAGCTAG ACTTAATCAAATACGACACTCCTTACCTTGGTCCCAAAATCCAACTCATGTTATCCCAATTAGAATTCAAGCTAAGCGTCGAGAAACAGTATAAAGCTGGTATAGAAAAGATGGTTCGCTTATATCAAGATGAAGGGGACAGAAAAAGCCGAGCTGATGCTGAGGGAAGACGTGTTGAGAGCAATCAGAAAATCCAGCTTCTAAAGCAAGCTCTGAAGCGATATGAAGACCTGCATGTGGATATTGAAAGTGCAGACCATCCCGATG ATGAAAGTTTGAGCTCCCCAAACATTCGTAAACCGCTTACGGGCCATTTGACCATGCGCATCCACGCAGTGAGGGATGTAGATCATGCTGCTGGCTCGCGATTCTCCAGGGGACCTGAAACATTCGTCATCATGAAAGTCGAAGATGCAATCAAAGCGAAGACGAAGGCTACGCGCAACGACAAGTGGGCAGAAGAGACCTTCAATGTTGACATTGACAAGGCCAACGAGATAGAACTCACTGTATATGATAAAAGTGGAGATCGCCCTACCCCTATCGGCATGCTCTGGATTCGACTCTCCGATATTGCCGAAGAAATGCGTCGTAAGAAAATCGAAACCGAGTTTAATACGTCAGGATGGGTTTCGGCAGATAAGATGGAACATGGAGCTGCAAGAACTGAATCTCATTTCCAAGTCAACGCTCCTCAACACCCCCAACATGACCAGGCTAGCCAACCTGGACCAGGCGCCACAGTGATGATTGACTCTTGGTTCGCCTTGGAGCCAGTCGGTAGGATCCATCTTACGATGAGCTTTG CCAAGCAATTGAAGGATCGCAGACCTTTCGATATTGGTCTTAACCGACAAGGAGCCGTTCGccagaagaaggaagaagttCACGAAAAACAAGGGCACAAATTCGTTACACAGCAGTTTTATAACATTATGCGTTGTGCGCTTTGCGGTGATTTCTTGAAGTACGCCGCTGGTATGCAGTGCTCAGATTGCAAATACACTTGTCATAAGAAATGCTACCCCAAGGTGGTCACGAAGTGTATCAGCAAAGCCAATTACGAGACCGATCCCGATGAGGAGAAAATTAATCACCGCATCCCACATAGATTTGAGTTTTACTCTAATATCTCGGCCAATTGGTGCTGTCATTGCGGATACTTACTGCCCTTTGGCCGGAAGAATTCGAAGAAATGCTCAG AATGTGGGCTCACTTGCCACGCTCAATGCGCACATCTCGTGCCTGATTTTTGTGGCATGTCAATGGAGGTAGCCAACAAAATCCTCGAGACTCTCCATAAGACCAAGAACTATAACAGGGCTGGAGGTGCCATGGCTGCCAAAACACTTCGTCGTGGTGATAAACAACCCGCTCCTGAGACACAGAAACCTACAGATGCCTTTGGTCCACAAAAACCTATATCCGCCGACGCTGTCAGTGCCGCGCATTTGTCTTACACGGCGCCCCAGTCTGGACCAGCTGGTAGACCAAGCGCACCTCCGACAAATACTGCGGCTGCGgctgcagctgcagctgctggTATGCGACCTCCGTCTCAACAAGGAATCCCCTATGACCGAAATTCCACAGACTATACCAATAATAGACCTCCTTATATTGAGACTCAGACACAACCAAAGCCACCACCTCATGCCCATTATGATCCAAGTGCATATGCAAGCATAGATACATACTCGCAACCACCTCAGCTTCCTCCAATTCTAGTATCGCAACAGGTACCCCATCATTACGGTATGCAACAGCAAACTCCAATTGCTACCCAGGCGCCTCAGGTATCGCTGCCTACAAAAGAGCAAATGCAGGCACCCGTCCCAATTCAGCAACCACCGAAGCGAGTTGGTTTGGATCACTTCAACTTCCTTGCTGTGCTCGGAAAAGGAAACTTTGGGAAGGTCATGCTCGCAGAGACTAAAACGACCAGGAAACTCTATGCTATCAAGGTCTTGAAGAAAGAGTTTATCATTGAGAACGATGAAGTTGAAAGTACGAAGTCTGAGAAACGAGTCTTCTTGATTGCAAATAAAGAGCGACACCCGTTTCTTCTGAACCTACACGCATGCTTCCAGACTGAGACCCGTGTCTATTTCGTCATGGAATATATCAGTGGTGGTGATTTGATGTTGCATATTCAGCGCGGCCAGTTTGGTTTAAAGCGAGCACA GTTTTATGCTGCCGAGGTTTGCCTGGCGTTGAAATACTTCCACGAGAACGGCGTCATTTATCGCGACTTGAAACTCGATAATATCTTACTCACTCTTGATGGTCACATTAAGATTGGCGATTATGGTCTTTGTAAGGAGGATATGTGGTATGGTTCCACCACTAGTACATTCTGCGGCACTCCGGAATTTATGGCGCCTGAG ATCCTGTTGGACAAGAAATACGGACGTGCAGTCGACTGGTGGGCGTTCGGTGTCCTCATTTAtcaaatgcttcttcagcagTCTCCTTTCCGCGGAGAGGATGAAGACGAGATTTATGATGCCATTCTGGCCGATGAGCCTCTGTATCCGATCCATATGCCTCGTGACTCGGTTTCCATCTTGCAAAAACTGTTAACCCGGGAGCCAGAATTGCGGCTCGGCTCTGGCCCTACCGATGCACAGGAGATCATGTCTCATGCATTCTTCCGAAATATCAATTGGGAGGATATCTACCATAAACGGGTCTCACCGCCGTTCTTCCCAACAATTACCAGCCCGACTGATACAAGCAATTTCGATCAAGAATTTACAAGCGTGACTCCCGTTCTTACCCCTGTGCAATCTG TCCTTTCTCAGGCCATGCAAGAGGAGTTCCGTGGATTCTCGTATTTTGCAGACTTCGTATGA
- a CDS encoding uncharacterized protein (EggNog:ENOG410PIWB~COG:G~TransMembrane:11 (o121-142i154-171o177-197i209-230o242-262i307-333o339-360i372-391o397-419i431-453o459-479i)), whose protein sequence is MSYTAGSCTELDQLPPVLSPAVVQDRTEGGVLVATKNESHGSQFTAHNRQPLRLGNDNHDPEGRESVSFAENEAPSVAQSFAFPPKTTCRMLSCCLMNFGGGLNDSAPGALIPYIEKEYGIGYAVVSLIFVTNALGFILAAPCTHVLEARLGRAWTYSLSLLMVAIAHAAIIAKPPFAVVVSCFFFIGFGLAVSLALNNVFCANLVNNTAALGGLHGAYGVGGTISPLIATAISASGIPWSIFYVIPLAVGLINIVFSVWSFRDYEKDLSVHHPPTARQVSPQHSAQSPGVHRDHALKKAIKNRVTLLGALFIFAYQGAEVSISGWAVSFLVAYRRGEIAKVGYISTGFWAGISLGRFLLSHPAQKLGRKVSTAGLIAGSAFFQLLVWLVPNIVGDAIALAIVGLLLGPIYPCATAVFATLLPRGIQLSSLGFVSAMGSSGGAVAPFFTGLLAQNLGTVVLHPICIMLYAVMLVSWVFLPKIRKED, encoded by the coding sequence ATGTCCTATACTGCCGGCTCTTGTACTGAGCTCGACCAGCTACCCCCCGTCTTAAGCCCGGCGGTTGTTCAGGATCGTACGGAGGGCGGGGTGCTAGTTGCTACAAAGAATGAATCACATGGCTCGCAGTTTACGGCACATAATCGCCAACCTCTGCGGCTCGGGAACGACAATCACGATCCTGAAGGTAGAGAGTCTGTATCATTCGCCGAAAATGAAGCCCCAAGCGTCGCTCAAAGCTTTGCTTTCCCGCCGAAAACTACATGTCGGATGCTTAGCTGTTGTTTGATGAACTTTGGAGGCGGCTTAAATGACAGTGCTCCCGGTGCATTAATCCCCTACATCGAAAAAGAGTATGGCATTGGTTATGCGGTCGTGTCTCTCATATTTGTGACCAACGCCTTGGGATTCATCCTCGCTGCACCCTGTACTCATGTCCTTGAAGCCCGTCTCGGCCGCGCTTGGACATATTCGCTGTCTTTATTAATGGTCGCCATTGCACATGCAGCAATAATTGCCAAACCGCCGTTCGCTGTGGTCGTTTCATGCTTTTTCTTCATTGGATTCGGGCTTGCGGTTAGCCTGGCACTCAACAACGTTTTCTGTGCCAACCTAGTGAACAACACGGCTGCACTTGGGGGTCTCCACGGCGCTTATGGCGTCGGTGGTACGATTTCGCCGCTAATCGCAACTGCAATTTCGGCGAGCGGCATCCCCTGGAGCATCTTCTACGTTATCCCGCTTGCCGTTGGGCTTATCAATATCGTATTCTCGGTTTGGTCTTTCCGAGACTATGAGAAAGACCTATCCGTCCACCACCCCCCTACTGCCCGACAAGTATCTCCTCAACATTCTGCTCAGAGCCCAGGAGTCCATAGAGACCATGCTCTTAAGAAAGCCATCAAGAATAGGGTCACGCTACTGGGAGCCTTGTTCATATTTGCGTACCAAGGTGCCGAAGTTTCCATTTCTGGATGGGCCgtatcttttcttgttgctTATCGCCGGGGGGAAATTGCCAAGGTCGGATATATTAGCACTGGCTTTTGGGCTGGCATTTCCCTAGGCCGGTTCCTTCTGTCTCATCCTGCTCAGAAACTTGGGAGAAAGGTCTCTACGGCCGGCCTCATAGCGGGTTCAGCGTTTTTTCAACTGCTCGTCTGGCTAGTTCCCAACATCGTTGGTGATGCCATTGCGCTCGCCATTGTCGGTCTTCTGCTTGGTCCCATATATCCGTGCGCCACAGCTGTTTTCGCGACATTGCTTCCACGTGGAATCCAGCTTTCGAGTCTAGGATTCGTTAGCGCCATGGGTAGCAGTGGTGGCGCAGTAGCGCCGTTTTTCACCGGTCTTCTCGCACAGAATCTTGGTACAGTAGTGCTACACCCGATATGCATAATGCTGTATGCTGTGATGCTTGTTTCTTGGGTTTTCCTTCCAAAGATTCGAAAAGAGGACTGA
- a CDS encoding uncharacterized protein (BUSCO:36610at4751~EggNog:ENOG410PGTH~COG:O~BUSCO:630at33183), whose protein sequence is MDAPGDRDIELQRASGDLIHEFKAKLPPLLWKSAGDQRQVHRWAQRVRTERLRTLLEPFQEWPQLLDPHLQGILSQLTDAFLTYLELYQDQYASTAAVTIPKNGAVEPLPRAICKLIYVLCKVRGVKVITRFLNNEPKYLEPILRAFIDWDSVVADNDAAASSTGQGLPLTWEERYVILQWLSHLFLAPFDLASISSDTIPIPYDNLSVLSGLSAYLPPVTRSALSISLKYALLPGKERETAVALLARLALRSDMQKLGVLEALINWAYSTLDLNSSGSTTPEYATIGILSFIARLGVQGRVDDLGPYVESISDRTMALTIEKSPVCKAIRASAFARKILIKIIRSMAILTLALEERLSREFSDKSSTILENAIDHLLLSLADKDTPVRLAASKALSMVTLKLGPEMGSDIVEAVLEALEDNILYEKRDGTLISRFQAEKTDPSLIKRNTSAVNTQIWHGQILTLGHLLFRRALPSSKLGQVLQSLFCGLDFEQRSSTGSSVGSGVRDASCFGIWSVARKYSTKELQVLDPREAKVGTSQDDNVLQVLAIELVCAACLDPSGNIRRGASAALQELIGRHPDMVFEGISLVQIVDYHAVARRAKAMQEVARDAAALGSIYWLPLFGALLDWRGIGSPDSRSRRAAASAIGELSSQGSYNTILAVLCQTRQRLSDMSPYAIEARHGCLLSLAAVIETFLSFKLTEPDPDGTARQIASEVSKLWEILDSKTGPTKESLTLSELRPDLIAEASARFLSALARSYAPAAGQSGPSRRLPEKFLNKAIDILGLCVCRSDDIPMKASSEAASDLFVLLSSEKQLDVLKRWLDNIDASWKSATGQGQIAALGAVFKHVPTAGQGRKLILRGLLKSTAVEELIAKRKSAAQCIATQILPFSDEIELLSGHLQVLLNDYTTDRRGDIGSLIRLEAIGGVKLNLQSKFRRSPYTHDLMKCVIRLAAEKLDKVRFEAWKCFEAFWGSEPALPPLQMMYEHLSEVCTVEYFLQLFILLSVDWLRPSLLKGLVTSFSAGTEGLVRASRLALVQFIQEQAGDDSNRLKLNIFNDMMWVLESTMDDDRYAIPAVDTIGFLLGNCFEDLAGLDLNFRKLFLLVQKSHFKSSNIPRIEVAVKTYATLLRQECIQKDVMKKMMSLLLHSYPKIRSITAECLFMEINNEIFKKTDWLLSPHQLKTTVDKLRQEYRLT, encoded by the exons ATGGATGCGCCGGGAGACAGAGATATTGAACTTCAGCGTGCCTCTGGGGATCTTATACATGAATTCAAGGCAAAATTACCTCCCCTCCTTTGGAAATCTGCTGGCGATCAGCGTCAAGTCCATCGATGGGCCCAACGTGTACGGACAGAAAGGTTAAGGACCCTT TTAGAGCCTTTCCAGGAATGGCCACAACTGTTAGATCCTCACTTGCAGGGAATATTATCTCAACTGACCGATGCCTTTCTTACCTACCTTGAATTgtatcaagatcaatatgcCTCCACTGCGGCTGTCACTATCCCTAAAAATGGAGCCGTGGAGCCGCTTCCTCGAGCTATTTGCAAACTCATCTACGTTCTATGCAAAGTTCGTGGCGTGAAAGTCATTACTAGGTTCCTCAACAATGAGCCAAAGTATCTTGAGCCTATTCTTCGCGCCTTCATCGACTGGGATAGCGTGGTTGCGGATAACGATGCGGCTGCGTCATCTACTGGCCAAGGACTACCATTGACGTGGGAAGAGAGATATGTTATCCTTCAATGGCTGTCTCACTTGTTTCTGGCGCCATTTGACCTAGCATCAATCTCGTCTGACACCATTCCTATTCCGTATGATAACCTCTCTGTTCTATCTGGATTATCGGCTTATCTTCCTCCTGTGACGCGGTCTGCACTTTCAATCAGCCTAAAGTATGCGCTACTTCCAGGGAAGGAGAGAGAAACCGCCGTCGCTCTACTGGCGAGACTTGCATTGAGATCGGACATGCAAAAATTGGGTGTCCTCGAGGCGCTCATTAATTGGGCTTACAGTACGTTGGATTTGAATTCAAGTGGCTCAACAACCCCGGAATATGCAACTATCGGGATTTTGTCCTTTATTGCACGGCTAGGCGTTCAGGGTCGAGTGGATGACCTTGGTCCATATGTGGAATCTATATCTGATAGGACTATGGCGCTTACAATAGAAAAGTCTCCAGTTTGCAAGGCTATTCGGGCGTCCGCATTTGCTCGAAAGATTTTGATTAAGATTATCAGATCTATGGCCATCCTTACACTTGCGCTAGAAGAGAGGCTTAGTAGGGAGTTCTCGGATAAGAGCTCCACGATCTTAGAAAATGCAATCGATCATCTTCTCTTGTCACTTGCAGATAAAGATACCCCTGTGCGGCTGGCCGCGAGCAAAGCGCTCAGTATGGTGACTCTCAAGCTAGGTCCAGAAATGGGTTCTGACATCGTCGAAGCGGTTTTGGAGGCGCTGGAAGACAATATTCTCTACGAAAAGCGAGACGGTACCCTGATCTCCCGTTTCCAGGCCGAGAAGACCGACCCGAGCCTCATCAAACGAAACACAAGTGCTGTCAATACCCAAATATGGCACGGACAGATCCTGACCCTGGGGCACCTGCTTTTCCGACGAGCTTTGCCTTCGAGCAAGCTTGGGCAAGTGCTACAATCATTATTCTGTGGCCTTGACTTTGAACAGAGGTCATCAACTGGAAGCTCTGTCGGGAGCGGCGTTCGGGATGCATCATGTTTTGGCATTTGGTCCGTTGCTCGAAAATATTCCACTAAGGAGCTTCAAGTTTTGGATCCTCGAGAGGCGAAAGTTGGAACAAGTCAGGATGACAACGTCTTGCAGGTTCTTGCCATTGAGCTGGTTTGTGCAGCGTGTTTGGATCCCTCAGGAAATATACGTCGAGGCGCTTCAGCCGCCTTACAAGAATTGATTGGTCGTCACCCAGATATGGTATTCGAAGGGATATCTCTTGTCCAAATTGTTGATTATCATGCAGTCGCTCGCCGGGCAAAAGCTATGCAGGAAGTTGCAAGGGACGCTGCAGCCCTTGGAAGTATATATTGGTTGCCACTCTTTGGCGCATTGCTAGATTGGCGTGGAATAGGATCCCCGGACTCTCGGTCAAGGAGGGCCGCTGCCTCTGCAATTGGAGAACTGAGTTCACAGGGAAGTTATAATACCATACTTGCTGTGCTGTGCCAGACCCGTCAACGTCTCTCGGATATGTCGCCATACGCTATTGAAGCGCGGCATGGGTGTTTGCTATCACTGGCAGCGGTGATAGAAACATTCCTATCCTTTAAGCTGACAGAACCTGATCCCGATGGCACTGCTCGCCAGATCGCATCCGAAGTATCTAAGCTCTGGGAGATTTTAGATAGCAAAACAGGGCCAACCAAAGAGAGCCTCACTCTTTCTGAGCTTCGACCTGACTTGATTGCGGAAGCATCTGCACGCTTCTTATCCGCACTTGCTCGATCATATGCTCCGGCGGCTGGACAAAGTGGCCCAAGCCGAAGGCTCCCAGAAAAGTTTCTTAATAAAGCTATTGACATTTTGGGTCTTTGCGTTTGCCGTAGCGATGATATCCCTATGAAGGCATCGTCCGAGGCAGCCTCTGATCTTTTTGTGCTTTTATCCTCGGAAAAGCAATTGGATGTATTGAAAAGGTGGCTAGACAATATCGATGCGAGCTGGAAGTCCGCGACAGGCCAGGGCCAAATTGCAGCCTTGGGAGCGGTATTCAAGCATGTTCCAACTGCAGGCCAGGGAAGAAAATTGATTTTACGCGGACTTCTTAAATCAACTGCAGTCGAAGAGTTGATTGCTAAGCGGAAATCTGCCGCGCAATGCATTGCAACACAGATTTTGCCATTCTCAG ATGAGATTGAACTTCTTTCCGGCCACCTTCAAGTGTTGCTAAATGATTACACAACGGATAGAAGGGGTGATATTGGCTCATTAATTCGACTCGAAGCCATCGGCGGCGTAAAACTCAATCTCCAATCTAAATTCAGGCGGTCGCCTTACACACATGATTTAATGAAATGTGTAATTAGGCTTGCCGCGGAAAAGCTAGATAAAGTGCGCTTTGAGGCGTGGAAATGTTTTGAGGCCTTCTGGGGTTCAGAACCTGCCCTGCCCCCATTACAGAT GATGTATGAACATTTAAGTGAAGTTTGCACAGTAGAGTACTTCTTACAACTCTTTATTCTCCTTTCGGTTGACTGGCTTCGACCATCTCTATTAAAGGGATTAGTGACGTCTTTCAGCGCCGGTACAGAAGGTTTAGTTCGAGCCTCGCGACTTGCTCTGGTGCAGTTCATTCAAGAACAGGCTGGAGACGACAGCAACCGGTTGAAGCTTAACATTTTCAATGACATGATGTGGGTATTAGAGAGCACGATGGATGATGATCGTTACGCTATACCGGCTGTTGATACCATCGGTTTTCTCCTCGGCAATTGCTTCGAAGACTTAGCAGGTTTAGATCTTAA TTTCCGaaaattatttcttcttgtcCAAAAGTCACACTTTAAGTCCTCAAACATACCCAGAATCGAGGTTGCAGTTAAAACATACGCTACCCTACTGCGCCAGGAATGCATTCAGAAAGACGTCATGAAGAAAATGATGAGTCTGCTACTACATTCGTACCCCAAG ATTCGCTCGATCACCGCTGAATGCCTTTTCATGGAGATAAACAATGAAATATTTAAGAAGACCGATTGGCTATTGTCACCACACCAGCTGAAAACTACCGTGGATAAACTACGACAAGAGTATCGTCTCACttag
- a CDS encoding uncharacterized protein (EggNog:ENOG410PPPT~COG:J~BUSCO:15790at33183) — translation MAPPRRRLLATAEETLIPPSALPEGHRIARVIRATGNNLYSVELPSKKSMLVELPARFRSTIWMKRGSFVVVDTNALEERDNKLSGQIVNIVRDEKAWRKADFWPKEFVRQPIPDSDDEDSNCKMKTYRIP, via the exons ATGGCGCCACCAAGAAGGAGGCTGCTGGCTACAGCTGAAGAGACTCTCATACCACCATCTGCTCTGCCAGAAGGCCATCGAATCGCCAGAGTTATCCGCGCGACCGGAAATAACCTTTATTCCGTGGAACTGCCGTCCAAGAAGTCGATGTTGGTGGAGTTGCCCGCTCGGTTTCGCTCAACTATATGGATGAAACGGGGATCCTTTGTCGTCGTTGATACGAATGCACTTGAAGAGAGGGATAACAAACTCTCTGGGCAAATAGTAAACATTGTGAGAGACGAAAAGGCATGGCGCAAAGCGGATTTTTG GCCGAAAGAGTTTGTGAGACAACCCATACCGGATAGCGATGACGAAGACTCCAAT TGCAAGATGAAAACTTATCGAATTCCCTGA
- a CDS encoding uncharacterized protein (EggNog:ENOG410PTZE~TransMembrane:1 (o367-387i)~BUSCO:5338at33183): MADVDEYVLYQYWNCIYNGDRPTPHRSQNFDQGLDGDTLVGDANTPFKKQRRLAGPRYTLPRLDRYMRRDTSLDIHGNSSVSSATLCGDGDDAEPRRRAKLSESDIESGGPFNSGDQDVNARPGRASTGARILDDTSNSSVPENYLNHTIVPQGAQENSLSASASLTEGHSLEALIGAKCQEEEPKSWAAAVELPSGYWADAELELLFRLSTRGLESLVPSTWRLDFPMFPRSLFCECGTKDSFIGSMKGREFRAIKALKSVLSIGPRAVRDRQLCHLRPELAVKRILDSYIRWALGDADILHRWCLIPLYTVYALREKQSVSSGVKCTIRNLISMTNRYRTTQRLKQDAQARANIINSHNQGYEKYGFPVLTGFLICGSIVAIITLDSDPTARPVLDPETSARFIAKLDFSEPGQDVWNSLAIAISVVWMRNRMLQLGSKILNPERLCLDPNCGCSGKIS, translated from the exons ATGGCTGACGTTGATGAATATGTCTTGTATCAGTACTGGAACTGCATATATAATGGTGACCGTCCGACACCTCACCGCAGTCAGAACTTTGATCAAGGCCTTGACGGCGACACTTTAGTAGGCGATGCAAATACCCCCTTCAAAAAGCAAAGACGACTCGCCGGCCCTCGCTATACACTTCCGAGACTTGATCGATATATGCGGAGGGATACATCTTTGGACATTCATGGCAATAGCTCGGTCAGCTCCGCCACACTGTGTGGCGATGGTGATGATGCGGAGCCTAGACGCAGGGCCAAGCTTTCGGAGTCTGATATTGAGTCCGGAGGGCCTTTCAATTCCGGAGACCAAGACGTAAATGCAAGGCCAGGTAGGGCGTCAACGGGCGCACGGATCTTGGATGATACTTCTAACAGCTCCGTACCTGAAAACTATTTAAATCACACGATTGTTCCCCAAGGCGCACAAGAGAATTCTCTCTCCGCTAGTGCAAGCCTGACGGAAGGACATAGTCTAGAAGCGCTTATAGGGGCCAAGTGTCAGGAGGAGGAACCAAAAAGCTGGGCGGCTGCTGTTGAACTCCCCTCTGGTTATTGGGCAGATGCGGAACTAGAGCTTCTCTTCCGGCTTTCTACGCGAGGACTCGAGTCTCTGGTTCCCAGCACTTGGAGATTGGACTTTCCCATGTTCCCCAGATCATTGTTTTGCGAGTGCGGGACGAAAGATTCCTTTATTGGGTCAATGAAGGGGCGAGAGTTCCGTG CAATAAAAGCTCTCAAAAGCGTCCTATCCATAGGACCTCGCGCCGTGAGAGACCGCCAGCTTTGCCATCTTCGCCCAGAACTTGCCGTTAAACGCATTTTGGATTCCTATATCCGCTGGGCGCTTGGGGACGCGGACATACTTCATCGCTGGTGTCTTATACCACTTTACACTGTATATGCTCTCCGGGAGAAGCAATCAGTCAGTTCCGGCGTGAAGTGCACTATTCGCAACCTTATATCAATGACCAACCGATATCGTACTACACAGCGTTTGAAGCAAGACGCTCAAGCTCGAGCCAATATTATCAACAGTCACAACCAGGGATATGAGAAGTACGGATTTCCTGTCCTTACAGGGTTCTTGATATGCGGGTCAATTGTTGCTATTATCACATTAGACTCGGATCCCACTGCAAGACCTGTGCTTGATCCGGAAACGTCTGCCCGGTTTATTGCAAAGTTAGACTTTAGCGAACCTGGCCAAGACGTGTGGAATTCTCTGGCAATCGCAATTTCCGTAGTTTGGATGCGGAATAGGATGTTGCAGCTGGGCAGTAAGATATTGAATCCGGAGCGTCTGTGCCTTGATCCCAATTGCGGCTGTTCTGGCAAAATTTCATAG